In Desulfopila inferna, the DNA window ATGCAAGATTGCCGTAAAAGAGGGGACATTTTCTCTTTTTGCCGAAGTAATACGTGAAGAAGCGCCTGTTTCCTATTATTACGGTAAATGGTCTACCCGTTGCTGGCGCGCCATACGGGAGATGCGCATAGGTATCTATACGCAGCAGTTCGAGCTGATTGAGGAAGCGAACGAATTTCTTGAGCAGCAGTGCACCGAAATGGCCCCCAGCATGCCACCTGCGGTACAGGTCACAACTCAGCCTTTTTCATCTGAATGGTTTCGTTCACTACCCGTTTCTTTTCAGTTTTATCTGCTCGACAGCGTCCTGCGCCATGCCCAGGCAAACCTGATCTCCTATCCCGAACTCCTCGCCTTTCTGCAAAACGAAGAAGGTTTTTCAGGCTTCAGCAGCGATGAACGTCTTCCTTTTAAAAGACTGTTGTTCAATCAGCTACTCTTCCGGGGTGATCTCAATGCTGCAACACAGCTGGTCAGCTCAGATGAAGATGCCTTTTCCGGTACCGGGGCAAAAGGCACTATACTCTTTCTTCAGGGGGAACTGGAATCCTCCATCCACGCCTATGAAGCCGATATTGATTTCCTGAAATCCTTCAGCAGTGACGACAATGTCGCCTTCTTTGGCCCGGCAGGAATTTTTCATATCCTTGCCCTTCTTCAGTACGGCGCCGGCAATGAGCAGGGCAAGGTTGCCGACCAGATAAGCATCGCCATGACCAACTTTTCCCACGGCGCCGAAATCGCAGCTTACCATTATCTGGCTACTGTTATAAGCGCCCAGCAGAACATCAGCGTGCCGCAGGAACTGCTCAACCTGAAAAAAGAAGGAAAACATCACAGCCTCACCCTGCTTTTTGCCGGCCTTTCCCAATATTGGCTGAACAGATCACTCCAGTCACATCTGGAGAAAAAAATAAAGATGATGCTCGCCAGAGCGAGAGAAAACGGCTACGATTTCATGGCCCTGGCCTTCGCCGAGATTCTAGAGAAGATCAGCCACGAGAAATCCGATTTTAGGGAAATCATAGAAGAACTCCGGGCAAAAAACTCGATTATATCTCTGATTTCGATCCTGGAACCGGAAGAGCCCTGGAAACGCAGCCTTCAGGCACTCATTCATGCCACCGTCGAAAACCAGGACACTGAGCTGCCTCAAGATATTCGTCTGGTCTGGATGGTCAACTACAAGAACGGCAAGATCAGCATCAGCCCCAGGGAACAGAAACTCAGTCCAACCGGAGAATGGAGCAAAGGCAAGCCACTTTCCCTGGCCAGACTCCACGAATCCGATAAACTTCCCTATCTTTCAATCCAGGACAGAAAGGTATGCAGAGCCATTACTAAAACATATAATCAGGAAACCCACAGCACCTCCTTTGCCTTCGATATGGACAAGGTGCTGACGAATCTGGTCGGTCATCCCCTGCTCTTTCTCAGTAAATCGCCGACCACCCCTGTTGAATTTGCCGCCGGTGAACCGGAGCTGTTGGTAGAAGAGATCGGGGACCAGCTCCATATCCGTTTCGCCCAATCGATAACGGATGGCGACATTACCGTCTTTCAGGAAACCCCGACCCGTTTCAAAATTATTGCCATTAAGGAAAATCACCGGAGAATAGCGCAGATTACCGGCAAGGACGGTCTGGTTGTTCCCAAGGAAGCCAGCGACCATGTCCTCACCGCCATCGGCAACATCAGCTCGTTCATGACTGTCCATTCGGCAATCGCCGTGGATCAGTCATCGCGCAGCAAAGCCAATATAACTCTGGTGGAAGCCGACCCCACCATCTATATGCATCTACTGCCCTACGGCAGGGGTTTTCGGCTCGACATGTTCGTCAAGCCCTTCTCCGAGGGAGGGCATTACCTCAAACCTGGTCAGGGTGTTGAAAATCTTATGGCCGAGGTAAAGGGAAAACGGTTGCAAACCAGAAGAAATCTGGCACTCGAAGAAGAAAAAGCCCGGGATGTCGAAGAGCTCTGCCCCATTCTTGATCTGGCAACCGATATGGAACAGGAAAACGACCGCGAGTGGCATCTGCATGACCCGGACGACTGCCTCCAGGCGCTCATCGAGCTGCAGGCCATCAGCGATAGAGTTGTGATTGAATGGCCTGAAGGAGAAAAGCTGAGCGTCACTCACCAGGCGTCCTTTAAGAACATGAATCTCAAGATCAGAACGAACCGGCAAAACTGGTTCAGCATGAGCGGCCACCTTACCCTGGACCGGGACAAGGTGATTGATCTCAAAGAGCTGCTCCTGAAAGTGAAGCAGTCCTCCGGGAGATTCATTCAACTGGGGGATGGCCAGTTTCTCGCCCTGACCCAGGAGTTCAAAAAGCGGCTTGAGGATCTCAATACCTATGGAGAAGATTCCGACGATCAGTCCGGCAATGAGATTCTGGTGCATCCGCTTGCCGCCCTGCCCCTTGAAGATCTGGCTAAACAGGCCTCGACAACAGCCGATGCGGGATGGCACCTGCAGCTCGACCGCATCAGCGATGCCCAGTCCTTTGTGCCGAAGCTGCCATCGACACTTCAGGCCGAGCTTCGCGACTATCAGGTGGAAGGCTTCAACTGGCTTGCCAGATTGGCTTTTTTAGGCGTCGGCGGCTGTCTTGCCGATGACATGGGCCTTGGCAAGACCCTGCAGTCGCTGGCCATCATCCTCAAAAATGCCGCCAAAGGACCCACGCTGGTGGTAGCGCCGACCTCCGTTTCAACCAACTGGCAAAGCGAAGTAAATCGCTTCACCCCCACCTTGAACATGGTAACGCTGCCCGCCAAGAACCGGTCAAAGGCCATTAAAAAGCTAGGGGGCTTCGATATGCTCATCACCACCTATACCCTGCTGCAGCAGGAATCCGAGCTTCTCTCCCGGGTGGAATGGCAGACAGTTATTCTCGATGAGGCGCAGGCCATCAAAAATGCCGCCACCAAAAGATCAAAGGCGGCGATGTCACTGCGCGCTAAATTCAAGCTTATCACCACGGGGACGCCCATTGAAAATCATCTGGGCGAACTCTGGAATCTCTTTAATTTTATCAATCCAGGCCTCCTTGGCTCCATCGGCAACTTCAATGAAAAATACGCCATTCCGATCGAACGGTTCCAGGATCGGGATGCCAAAATCAAACTGAAGAAGCTTATCCGGCCTTTTATTCTGCGGCGTATCAAATCGCAGGTGCTTGAAGAACTGCCGCCCAGAACGGATGTGACCCTCCAGGTAGAGATGAGCGACGAAGAGGCACATTTTTACGAGGCCCTGCGCCAGAATGCCCTTGATATTCTGGAGAGCAACAAGGACAAGAAAGGCCGCCACCTCCAGATCCTCACGGAGATCATGAAACTGCGGCAGGCCTGCTGCAATCCGCGGCTTATAAGTCCCGATACCTCTATACAAAGCTCGAAACTGCAAATCTTTTCCTCGGTTGTGGAAGAGCTGATCGGCGGTCGACACAAGGCGCTGGTCTTCAGTCAGTTCATCGGGCATCTGAAAATCATCCGCGAGTATCTCGACAGTCAGGGCATCTCCTATCAATACCTGGATGGTTCCACTCCTTCCAAAGACAGAAAAACGCGGGTCGATGATTTCCAGTCCGGCCAGGGAGATCTCTTCCTCATCAGTCTGAAAGCGGGAGGTTTGGGGCTCAACCTGACGGCAGCAGATTATGTCATTCATATGGATCCCTGGTGGAACCCGGCCATCGAAGACCAGGCTTCGGACAGGGCTCACCGCATCGGGCAGACCCGCCCGGTCACCATCTATAGACTGGTGTGCAAAAATTCCATCGAGGAAAAAATAGTCAAGCTCCACCAGGAAAAGCGCGATCTGGCCGGAAGCCTGCTGGAAGGCAGCGATATCAGCGCCAAGATGAGTTCGGACGATCTGATCGATCTGATCCGGGAGGGATAGCACCGGCCGGCTTAAGAGACCAGATGTTTTTCGATCAAGCCGTAAAAACCGAGATCGCCGGAGCTGAAATACCAGCCCATATGATTCGCACACATGGAGCAAAAAGCCAATGTCCAGATATACCCGGCAAACCAGGTAAATTCGGAGAATGATTCTCCCTGGACAGTGCAGCCTGCAGCGCTGCTAAAGCAGCGAATCTCGAAAATTACGCCGGCCGGGTTGAAAAACGCGTGTCGGTGGCTGTCATTCATCTCGACGGCATGGTCCGCATGGGTGATAAGATGACCGCAGAACTTGCAGAACAGCGCCTTCTCCGGCTCATCTTCCTGCTCGTCCTGTCCGACGGTGTCAATATCAGCAGTTGTTTCGTCTTCTTCCTTAAATAAATAGGCGTCGACCATATTCATTCTCCGGATATATTTTGACGGTATTTTTCTTACTTCTGCTGTGCCCTTAATTCAGTATAGTATGAAACGATGGTCTTTACCATCTCTTCAATGGTATGTTCCTCCGGCTGCAGGTTAACGGTCAAACCATTATCCGTGATCGTCTTTGCGGTGATGGGGCCGATGGCGGTGATCTTTACGTCTTTGAGCAACTCCTTGAGCTCGCCCTCACTGCCGGCACCCAGCATGGTCAGAAAATTCCTGACGGTGGAAGAGCTGGTAAAAGTCACCATATCGACCTTCCCCGTCTCAAGTTCGGCGCGCAGCTCTTTTTTACGATCTTCGGGCAGCACGTTCTTGTACACCGGGGCAATGGTAACCTGTGCTCCAGCGCCGCGCAGGGTCTCAGGCAGAACCTCCCTGCCCTTCTCTGCCCGGGGGATGAGAATGTTTCTGCCTTCAACTCCCTGGTCCAGCAGACTATCGGCCAGCCCTTCGCTGGTAAAAACCGGAGGAATGAGATCGGCATTGACGCCATAGCTGTGCAGCAGATCGGCGGTGCTCCTGCCGACGGCCGCAATACCCGGTCCCTTCAGGTCCCTGGCATCCATCCCCCTTTTAAATAAACGATCAAAGAAATAGGTCACACCGTTGAGAGAGGAGAACAGAATCCAGTGATATTCCTCAATCCGCTCCAGTTCGGTATCGAGGATATCGTACGAATCAACCGGCTGAATATCAATGGTTGCACACTCAAAGCAGTCGGCACCGTTTTCTTCAAGGTCGGCGATCAGCCTGCTGGCCTGATCCCGCGTTCTGGTGACCACTATCTTTTTACCGAAGAGCGGCCGTTTCTCAAACCAGTCTATGGTTTCCCGCAGAGTAACGACTTCACCGACAATTATGAGGGAAGGTGGTTTAATGCCGGCTTCCGCCACCACATCCTTTATAGTGCCCAGTGTACCGACCACGGTTCTCTGTTCGGGGGTTGAAGCCCAGCGAACCACGGCCACAGGCGTCTTGGGGTCGCGGCCATGCTTGACCAGGTTTTCCACGATTATGGGCAGATTTTTAATTCCCATATAGACGACAATTGTTCCGGCTCCGGTGGCCAGTTTGCTCCAGTCGACATTGGAATCCTTTTTGGTGGGATCTTCATGACCGGTGAGAAAGGCAACGGAGGCCGTGTAGTTTCGATGTGTGATGGGGATACCGGCATAGGTAGCCGCAGCGGTCGCCGAAGTTACTCCCGGAACCACCTCGAAAGGGACATTGGCGGCAAAGAGCCTTTCCAGCTCCTCTCCACCTCTTCCGAAAATAAAAGGATCACCACCCTTGAGCCGAACCACGATTTTTCCCGCCAGCGCATGATCCACCAGCATCTGATTTATCTCGTCCTGGGTATGGGTATGCTTGGCTCCACCTTTTTTACCGGCATAAATAAGAATGGCATCTTTAGAGACATGCTTAAGCAGTTTGCGGCTGGCCAGATAATCATAGACGACGACCTCGGCCTTTTCCAGCAGATATTTGCCCCTCACCGTAATTAGGCCGGGATCACCCGGTCCGGCTCCTACCAGGTAAACCTTGCCGATCCTGCCGTTTCCTTTTTTCTCGTCCATAACCATCTCATGACAACCACTGTGCCTGATTTCTTTAAATTCATCTCATGGCGAATATATATTCCTGCATGACACAGGATCTCCGTTTCGCCCTCTTTAACAGAAGAGGCCAGAACAGATGATTTCTCCAACCTGTTCTGGCCCGCTCTCATTTTTGCACTATTGTGCGACATATTAAGATATCCTGGCATAAAAGGCAAAAAAAAAGGGTACTCCCCTTTCAGTGCAAGAGAAATACCCTTTTTTCGGATACTTAACAGGACAACAACAGTTAGTTCAATTACAGCTCGCTCATGATGGAGTCGGTCACTTCCTTGATGGAAGCAGAGCCGTCGACAGAGATGACCTTTGGCCCGTCGGCATTCTTAAAGTAATTGACTGCTGCCATGGTGCCGGTTTCTTCGTCATAATAAATATTATGTCGCTTGTTGATGGCTTCCTCATCCTGATCGTCGGGACGGGTCTTCAGTTCGCCGCCGCAGACGCGACAGACAAGTTTGCCGTCTTTTTCCACGGGCTTGATGGCATCAAAGGCGATATGGTTGGGGTGGTTGTTGTCATTGACACAGAGCCGGCGTCCCATGATGCGTTCTTTAGCCACCTCACGTTCGAGCCTGATCTCAATAACATAATCAAGAGCCAAATCTTCTTTTTTAAGAGTCTCGGCAAGGGTAACCGCCTGATCCTTGGAACGGGGAAATCCGTCGAGAATCCAGCCGTTTTTACAGTCATCTTTCTGCAGTCTGGCTACCATCATGGGAATGGTAATATCATCGGGCACCAGATCACCACGGTCAATATATTCTTTAGCCTTTTTGCCAAGTTCTGTGCCGCCGCTGATATGCTCTCTGAAAATCGCACCGGACTCAATATGAGGGATATCGTATTTTTTTGATATAATCGCTCCCTGCGTCCCTTTACCGCTTCCATTTGGTCCAAAAACCAGGATATTTTTACCCATTACTTTCTCCTTTGAAGTTAAAATACGAAAAACAGCTATAAGATAGCTAACCCAGCTGAGCTGGATAAGCGCCTTGGTGGTATATTTAAGCTATTGGTCTTTAATGCACTTTCCGCTTCCTTGTTTTTTATGATAGACTCTCAGGTGTAAGGTACTAATACCACCGGCAATGAAAAATCATCTGACGGCGGAGAAACCTTATATTCTTCTCCAGCGGAGGGAGATACACAAAAAAACATAATCAAGCACTCCGACACCCGATTGCGGCTCAAGAGGACTCTCTTTCTCTCTTCTCAGGCTATCCTCTCAACCGGAATCATCGGCTCTTTTTCACAGTGGCTTTAGCGATTACTTTCTGCGCTTTCCTGCCAGGCAGGAGGAAACTATATACTACTTTATCCTTACAGGCCAGTAAATTATCTTTTGTATTTTTTTGACATTAAGCCGTAAAGCGGGTAGGCTGGCGCATCTGCATCAGGTTGTTTACCCAGGACCGCTGGTCCGGTTCGGGAGCCTGAGCTGCTACAATTTTCACAATGTTCCCACACAATGGGTAGAATGGATAGAAAGGTTATGAGAGAGATACAGGTAGGCCTCATAGGTTTCGGCACCGTAGGACAGGGACTCGCCCGAACGCTGCTGCAGCAGAAAGATCTGATTGAACAGCGTAGCGGAGCTACGGTTCTCCTCTCCAGGGTGGCTGATATTAATCATGATACATTGCCGCAGGAATTTCAGGAAACCGTTTTCTCAAAGGATGCCAATGATATCTTTGAAGATCCACAGATAGATATCGTCGTCGAGCTGATCGGCGGCATCGAACCCGCCAAATCGTTTCTCCTCAAGGCTATCGCCAAGGGCAAGCATGTAGTTTCCGCCAACAAGGCGCTGCTTTCCACCCACGGCCGCGAAATTTTTTCAGCAGCAGCCGCCAACGATGTCGAGGTCGGCTTCGAGGCCAGTGTCGGTGGGGGAATGCCGGTGATCAAATCACTCAAGGAAGGACTGATCGCCAACACCATTCTCTCAATCAGGGGAATAATGAACGGTACCGCCAACTATATTCTTACTCAAATGACGGAGCACGGCTACGCCTTCGCAGACGTTCTCAGGGACGCCCAGCAGAAAGGCTTCGCCGAGGCCGATCCAACTTATGATATCGAAGGCATCGATACCGCCCATAAGCTTGCTATCCTGATGACCATAGCCTACGGCAAACACGTTCACCTCGACCATGTCACCACGGAAGGCATCAGTAATATCCATCCCATCGATATCGAGTTTGCCAGGGAATTCGGCTACCGCATCAAGCTGCTGGCCATCAGCCACAACCACGGCAGTCATATGGAGGCACGGGTGCATCCCACCATGGTGCCGGAGTCTCATATGCTGGCTAATATCCACGGTGCCTTCAATGCCATCCAATTCACCGGTGATATAGTCGGAGATGTCCTCCTCTACGGACAAGGAGCCGGAATGATGCCCACCGGCAGTGCCGTTGCCGCCGACGTCATCGATATCGGCAGAAACATCATTGCAGGATCCGTCAACCGGGTGCCCTCGCTCTCCTATCTTCCGGAAAATATCTCCACTCCCGATATCACCCCCATGGGCGAGTTGGAGTGCCCTTATTACTTCCGCATCACAGCGGTCGACCAGCCTGGAGTTCTTTCCAAGATCACCGGTGTATTCGGCCGACATGGCATTTCGATCAAATCGATGATCCAGAAAAGCCGCGGCAAGGGCAATCCGGTCTTTATCGTATTCAGGTCGCACATGGCCAGGGAAAGCGAAGTGCAAAAGGCCATCGCCGAAATCAATGCTCTCGATGTTATTACAGACCCGACAGTGACGATCAGGGGTCTGATAGAAGACAAAAACGGCCATTGATAGCGCGGAGAGGCAAATGAAATATCTGATTCTGGTTGGCGACGGCATGGGGGACTTCCCCCTTGCTGAACTGGGCAATGCAACTCCCCTGGAAGCCGCCGCAACACCGGCGATGGATGAAATCTGCCGGAAAGGTGAACTGTTCCGCACTAAGACTATCCCCGAGGGTTATGCTCCGGGCAGCGATGTTGCCAATCTCTCTCTGATGGGCTACGATCCCGCAAAATATTACACCGGCAGAGCGCCCCTGGAAGCCGCCAGCATGGGAATTGCGCTGGCCCCGGACGAAACTGCCTTTCGCTGCAACCTGGTTACTCTGGCATTCGAGTCGGAGAAAGTGATCGACATGGTCGATTTTACCGGCGGCCATATCAGCACCGCGGAGGCCGGCGAGCTGATAGCCGCCCTGGAGGAAGAATGCGGCGGCGATCTCTTTCATTTTTTTGCCGGAGTCAGCTATCGTCACCTGCTCACCTTCAGGGGAGATCTGCCCGGACTGGCGACGGTTCCGCCACATGATTATATCGAACAGAATATTTTCCGGTTCCGTAACAATTACCTCAGACACCATAGCTGGGCAGATCTTCTGTCAAAAGCTGAAAAAGTGCTGGCGCAGCACCCGGTCAACAGGAAACGACTCGCCAACTCACAGCTGCCCGCCAACTCCATTTGGCTTTGGGGTGAGGGAAAAATGCCGCAGATGCCCACCTTCAGAGAGCGCTTCAATATCCAGGGCAGCATGATCTCCGCCGTTGATCTGCTCAAAGGCATCGGGGTCAACGCGGGACTGCGGATCATCGATGTTCCCGGAGCGACCGGCTTTCTCGACACCAACTATCGGGGTAAAGCCGAAGCGGCTCTTGAGGCCCTACAAAGCCAGGATTTTGTTTTCGTTCATCTGGAGGCGCCCGATGAATCGGGTCATCAGGGTTCGATCAAGAACAAGCTCCAGGCCATTGAGGATTTTGACAGCAAAATTGTGGGCTATATCATCGAGGCGCTGCACCACAAAGGAGTGGACTTTCGTGTGAGTGTCACCACCGATCACTACACCCCGATCGCCCTGCGCACCCACACCATTGATCCGGTACCTACTCTGCTCTACGATTCCCGCCATACCGAAAACGGCTGCGGGTTGTCGTTCTCGGAAAGATCGGCACAATCTAAAAATATCCGGCTGCTTGAAAACGGCCACGAACTGATCAATACACTTCTCCAGCAGCCATGCAACTCAAAATGAAGGAGCCGGTCCATAGAAGCCGGTGCCGAGTACTTTATGGCGACACCGATGCCGCCGGAGTCGTCTACAATGCCAATTATCTCAGATACTTTGAAATCGGCCGTACTGAGATGATGCGCGACTGGGTCTGCAGCTATCGGGACATCGAGAAGCTGGGAATTCTTCTTCCGGTCACCGAATGCTTCTCACGCTTCAAGGCCCCCGCCTTTTACGATGATCTTCTCACCATCGAAACAGCGATCGATACGCTGAAAAAGGTATCCTGCCGCTTTCACTACCGCATCACCCGCGATGACCCCGAACTAGGACAACCCAAGCTCTTGGTAAAAGGCTATACCATTCATGCCGCCGTCAACCGGGAAGGCAGGCTTGTCCAGCTTCCGGAGGAAATCTCCGCAAAACTGCACGGTCTTATAAAAATGAATCTACCTCAACAATAGCCATTGACATTCAAAGGACATCGTTGTATATTTTTCCTCGCAACGCGGGGTGGAGCAGTTCGGTAGCTCGTCGGGCTCATAACCCGAAGGTCGGAGGTTCAAATCCTTCCCCCGCTACCAAGACATTTCAAGGACTTATGGCTTAATTGCCATAAGTCCTTTTTTTTTAGATAATGTGAGTTGGTGACCTAAGATTCCCCTCTTTGCCACGGAAGAGGTACACTTCTTTTCTTTTCAATTTTTCTGAAGCATTTATCTTCAAAAACGGGTTGCAATATCTAAATACCCCATTTTAACTTTAAAGCTGGTTCGTCCTTCTTCGAGTTTCCCTTCCCGGTAAAAAAAAGCTACCTCAAAAAATTGCGGTGATGCTTGGAACCGTTCGCAAAAACATTCACCTCTCAAGAGTTAACGGTGCACCACTTTGAGGTTGTAGACAAGAACTCGACCTGGAAATGGAGATTATCAGTTATCAAATTTTATTACATCCGGCGTGAGCTTCAATAATGATCTAAATAGTACTGTTAGCAAATAGCACTTTCGCCCTACTCTGCAAAGCAGTTACTGTTTCCAGGTGATAGGAATTTCTTGCTAAAAAATCCACCTTCAGATATCCTTAACTGATTTTTGCAGCTTGTATGTAGTTCAACTATTAACAATATTGTGCAGTTAATGCACAATTGGCACGCAAAGGTTCTATCTAATTTTATCAGAGAGAGGGGAAAGCATGAGAAAGCATTTGGTTTTTACTGCAGTAGTGTTGGTAATTTTCTTTTCAGCTTCAGCTTACGCACAAAATCCCGAAAGATTCTATATTGGGGCGGGTGGTTCTTATGCTGTAGAGAATTTTGATGGTGGAGATTATGATAATTCGTGGGGGGCAAACCTCAAGTTTGGCTACAAGTTGCACCCGTTGTTTGATCTTGAACTCAACCTCGACTACTTGGATGAATTTGAAGACAGTTTGAACGATTTTCAGGTTGCAGGCATGAATGTTAGCGGAGATGCCAGTTTAGAAGTGACCACGTTCATGTTTGTGATGAAGGGATATTTTCCGCTCAACCATGAGAATGTAAAGCTGTCAGTGGTAGTTGGAGGAGGGATAATGAACGCTGATCTTGATTCCGAGGTACGCATCGATCAGTATGCTTATGCCGAATCTTTCGATGACTCTGATTTCGCATGGAAAGTGGGATTAGGGGCAGATGTATTTGTGAGCCGGGAGGTATCGCTGGGTATTGAAGGTAACTATACGATGGGAACCGGCGATCTTGATGGAATTGAATATTTCAATTTCACCCTGGGCGTCGCCTATCATTTTTGATCTTCAATAATCAAACGACGAGAGGTAGGGGGATTTCCAGAGGAGTTTGGGGAAAAATAGCCACTTTCAGGCAGTATTTTTCCCCAAATCTCAGTTTAATTTGGCCGTGTTACTGTATAGGCGTGAATTCCACCCTTCTGTTTTTAGCCTGACCCTCTTTTGTTTCATTCGAATAGGCTGGTCGGCTCTCTCCATAACCAACAGCTTGCAGCCGCTCCCGTTCAACACCTGCATTCTCGGAAAGATAATCAACAACTGCTTGAGCACGCTCTTGCGACAGATTCTGATTGTATTCCGCCGATCCGACACTATCGGTATGACCTTCAACCTGTACTCTCATTTCGGGATTATTATCAAACACCATTTTGGTGCTCTCGAGAAGAGAATAATATTCCGGTTTAATGACCGCTTTGTCAAAATC includes these proteins:
- a CDS encoding porin family protein, producing the protein MRKHLVFTAVVLVIFFSASAYAQNPERFYIGAGGSYAVENFDGGDYDNSWGANLKFGYKLHPLFDLELNLDYLDEFEDSLNDFQVAGMNVSGDASLEVTTFMFVMKGYFPLNHENVKLSVVVGGGIMNADLDSEVRIDQYAYAESFDDSDFAWKVGLGADVFVSREVSLGIEGNYTMGTGDLDGIEYFNFTLGVAYHF